In Oryza sativa Japonica Group chromosome 1, ASM3414082v1, the genomic stretch ATTTAAATCTGATGTATTTAATAAAGATAACAAAATACATGATAGCCCAGAAAACAGGCTGACATAACTTTGATGACAAATCAGATCTACAAGGCGGCAACATAGGGCAAATGAAGGTGTGCCAGGTACCAATACTGTTTTGCAAGTAGCTAAGTACTTGAATAGAAATCTATATCTCATGCATAGTGATAAACTAGATTCACCATACTGAAAGTTTTTTCAAGAccaatatttttgttttgccTCTTTTGTATGGGTAACAAATGGTAGTGAAGTTCTTTAACATCATTGCCAGTTCTCTAAATTGATGGCCTGACAAGAAGACAGAATTTGCATGACCTGAAAACTGTCTAATATAAGCATATGTAGGTTTAGGAAAAGTTACCTCTAGTTTCTCAACGTACTTGGGCACTTTCCCAAATGGCGTCAACTTTTTCTGACCAAACTCAAGAGCTTCTGTGCTGTCAGTCAAAACATCCAGATTAATCCAAAATACATGGCacagttattttttttccaaaaataaaGCTACTTACCATTTTCTAGAACGAACTAACTCAATGAAGTGAAGACTTAAAAGATCAAAATGCAAATCCATATCATTCTCTAGCAAGTTAGGTGCCAACTCTTCTGTCAGGTCTATAGCCTTCAGGGCATTGCCTTCCAACACAAAACTAAAAATCGCTGAAAGAAACCAAAACAAAAGCGTTAGATGCAAGTGCATGCGACTAGACAAATGGAATGCAGATGCATTTTTTAATACTGGCACAGTGTACATGTTCATGATAGATTAGATACAATCCATATTATCTGCTTTAACCACCAACTATTTCAAATGAAGTTACAAATTCCATCCAAGATAACAGAGCATCGGAAATTTCCAGAAACCccataattattaatttattatttctaaGGGCTATATTTAATCCTAAATCCATGTTGCACAAGAAAGTTAGGTATCCTTGTATGAGGAGTATAGAGGTAACAGCACAGTAAAGAGTCATACCATGAAATAAACCCTATATTAATGGCATGCTATTAGAAAAAAACCTATCTTACACTTTGTACGGAAAAGGTACTAAAGAATAATATAGCTATACACAATTCTATTACTTCATAACATGTGTAACTTATGTAGTAAGTGTTCAATAAAACTTGCATTTGCAATTATGTGCAACAGAGATCACATCCAACAAGTTCAGTAATGATTGACAACAAACAAGTAAACAAAAACTGCATCTATACTGAACTGAAATGACTCCATGTCCCACTAGCTAAATTATGCTGCAATTCCATTGATGGGTTGATTTTACAAAGATTATTTCAGCTAATGAACGGTGTCGTTAGCACAGCCTTTTTGTCCCTAAAACAAGTGAGCTGAGAGCACATCTTTTATTAGCATGAAACTTGAAAGGGAAGCTGCTAAGGATTGTGTAGACAAACAAAAACATGAGCATTCATAAAAAGATACAAATGAACTAACATAACAATATAAAGTGCTTATGCAGCAATTTTACAAGTGTTGAACATCCAAAGAAAGATACAAGATTCAGTGTTGATATGTGAATAAATACCTTTACGCTTATCTACATCTACAGTGTAATCAACAGGCAGTTCCAAACCAGTGCTGGATAAGAATGTCTCAGCAGTCTCCTTAAAACAGTTGTGCATAAGATAAGACAACACTATGTTGCGGACATCGTTATCACTCACGGACTGGAAAAAATGAAAATTTAGTG encodes the following:
- the LOC4327889 gene encoding uncharacterized protein isoform X1, which gives rise to MLGLLVKKDREFVDKVLAVQKNRYFHDESVSDNDVRNIVLSYLMHNCFKETAETFLSSTGLELPVDYTVDVDKRKAIFSFVLEGNALKAIDLTEELAPNLLENDMDLHFDLLSLHFIELVRSRKCTEALEFGQKKLTPFGKVPKYVEKLEDFMALLAYEEPEKSPMFHLLSPEYRQNVADSLNRAVLAHANRPAYSSLERVIQQATVVRQYLQQEVGKDSYPPFSLKAFLNK
- the LOC4327889 gene encoding uncharacterized protein isoform X4, with protein sequence MMDLDPRLYENVSVSDNDVRNIVLSYLMHNCFKETAETFLSSTGLELPVDYTVDVDKRKAIFSFVLEGNALKAIDLTEELAPNLLENDMDLHFDLLSLHFIELVRSRKCTEALEFGQKKLTPFGKVPKYVEKLEDFMALLAYEEPEKSPMFHLLSPEYRQNVADSLNRAVLAHANRPAYSSLERVIQQATVVRQYLQQEVGKAFLNK
- the LOC4327889 gene encoding uncharacterized protein isoform X3, producing MMDLDPRLYENVSVSDNDVRNIVLSYLMHNCFKETAETFLSSTGLELPVDYTVDVDKRKAIFSFVLEGNALKAIDLTEELAPNLLENDMDLHFDLLSLHFIELVRSRKCTEALEFGQKKLTPFGKVPKYVEKLEDFMALLAYEEPEKSPMFHLLSPEYRQNVADSLNRAVLAHANRPAYSSLERVIQQATVVRQYLQQEVGKDSYPPFSLKAFLNK
- the LOC4327889 gene encoding uncharacterized protein isoform X2 produces the protein MLGLLVKKDREFVDKVLAVQKNRYFHDESVSDNDVRNIVLSYLMHNCFKETAETFLSSTGLELPVDYTVDVDKRKAIFSFVLEGNALKAIDLTEELAPNLLENDMDLHFDLLSLHFIELVRSRKCTEALEFGQKKLTPFGKVPKYVEKLEDFMALLAYEEPEKSPMFHLLSPEYRQNVADSLNRAVLAHANRPAYSSLERVIQQATVVRQYLQQEVGKAFLNK